From Calothrix sp. PCC 6303, a single genomic window includes:
- a CDS encoding serine protease codes for MKKPFILSLIATIGTLLFLPIATAQLSNSKSKSQTSALVTDQVSSENLRQIAQAITVKVYAGDSRGSGILIAKNGQAYTVLTNAHVVNRGESSRIQTPDGKVYQARLINQGDSLKGNDLAVLQIQATVNYRIASLGDSSALAENQEVYTAGFPFEQKNLSFTAGKISLIADKPLVGGYQIGYTNETVQGMSGGAVLNREGKLIGVIGMGAAAILNDAYVYQDGTKPNETALAELRESSFAVPIATLAKVAPQLIAIIPKPKPDNQETTANLTTYTGKVADVDKVNKIAQQITVRIDASKKENGNGSGVIIANEGQTYYVLTAAHVFKDSDQYTIVTHDGQQYPVQPTAITPLEGVDLAVVKFQSQEKNYIVATLGDYDIILNKGQLIFVSGFPGVNTGTPKRILTAGAVFSQELTSVLTKDPTTLTGGYELLYTNLSHRGMSGGPILDRLGRVVGINAASDNEYIQDQEVSVGIFSFGIPISTFLGRVKEVRIKIKPEDIKTFVPNEISETEVKAIFNQLLTLKHPLKDASEADWLNYGNQLLRSGKIEDSLTPLNQAINLNPKLYQAYYLRGSILSFQGKSKEALAEFNKATELKPNFTQAWRIKSSLLFNLKKYPEALKAIDKAIEIQSKSKSDPVGKIKSSFTFYPLRIAILIELERYQEALDESKKFIDTSSYAIGYILRGAIYWKLKDYEKAFDDIKKAIELKPNNPNYYFIRGSSYLERKENQKAFADFKKAITLQPSNAELYINRAIAYQEVKDTERAMADYKKAIELEPKNPERYITRAEAYQELKDTERAMADYKKAIELDPNNPERYITRARAYQDLEENEKAMADYKKAIQIEPHDPWNYIWRGYAYQGMFRYQDALDDFNKAIEIDPKNPDLYNTRCSAYQEDDEQKAISDCTKAIELDSDNPKRYLNRAEVYFKSKNYQLKSKGFADLNKAIEVDPKNPNLYMIRSRVYMNFFDYPNAINDATKAIDIIPSCFDCYFWRAFSYRQMKEYEKALVDYNKIIEIEPIDPYSYNVRAEFFLELKDYKKAFADYQKMIELEPNNSENYLERAEAYWTLKDYQNAFADYTKAIEVDSKNPERYLKRAEVYWTLKDYQNAFADYTKAIEVDSKNPERYLKRAEAYWTLKDYQNAFADYTKAIEVDPKNPELHLKRAEAYWTLKDYQNAFADYTKAIEVDPKNPERYRKRAKAYLEVKDYNKVITDYTKAINIISDNPTYYTDLKVLNNISDSPTYYIERGDVYSELKDYQNALADYIKAIEIYDNLPALPNSQQAWLMHSTKKYKYEETRLKIVKTSLNYKDYQKAIVNLTKIIQQNPNVFDLYFHRGSASLELKDNKNAIADLTKAIEIMEKEKNISSFAVKCTFSDLLCVKEWSLYVNRGLAYKNQQDYLKAIKDFNKAAEILKYNRSNQEEYKRVQKYLIELASKNPEPYLTKVEASQRSGDYKNMLANYTKAIEIAPQESEFYMGRANVYFLLKNYRKAFVDYNKAIAFDSEKSWYYIERAEAYLKVKDNEKAFVDYNKAIEIYTKNIAKFSSISSFYYIDRAKAYLKVKNYEKAFADYNKAIALEPDDDNNYIARAKAYLEIKDYEKAFADYNKAIADDNKAIAIQPEPYAIQLELYNYLARAEAYLEIKNYEKAFADYNKANLEGNHFPYFIKITAYIKQAEAYLGIKDYQNAIDNHTKVINLQPNNPIFYNSRGLAYFRSQNYQQSILDYNKALELQPDYADSYYNRGLAYKELKDYQKAITDIQKAVQIYLQQDNQEGYQEAQNVLSNLQKL; via the coding sequence ATGAAAAAGCCTTTTATTCTCTCTCTAATTGCAACCATCGGCACTCTATTATTCCTCCCAATCGCTACTGCTCAATTATCAAATTCTAAATCAAAAAGCCAAACTTCTGCTTTAGTTACAGACCAAGTTAGTTCAGAAAATTTACGTCAAATAGCACAAGCAATTACTGTCAAAGTCTATGCCGGAGATAGTCGCGGTTCGGGCATTTTAATCGCTAAAAATGGACAAGCTTACACCGTTTTAACTAATGCTCATGTTGTCAATCGTGGTGAATCTTCTCGGATTCAAACCCCTGATGGCAAAGTTTATCAAGCACGTTTAATTAATCAGGGCGATTCTTTAAAAGGTAACGATTTAGCTGTGTTGCAAATTCAAGCAACAGTTAATTATAGGATTGCTAGTTTAGGCGACTCATCAGCATTAGCTGAAAATCAAGAAGTTTATACGGCTGGGTTTCCGTTTGAGCAAAAAAATTTAAGTTTTACGGCTGGTAAAATTTCGTTGATTGCAGATAAACCTTTAGTTGGTGGCTATCAAATTGGTTACACCAATGAAACAGTACAAGGGATGAGTGGAGGTGCAGTATTAAATCGAGAAGGTAAATTAATTGGTGTGATTGGAATGGGTGCGGCAGCAATTTTAAATGATGCTTATGTTTATCAAGATGGCACAAAACCAAATGAAACTGCATTAGCAGAATTGAGAGAGTCAAGTTTTGCTGTACCGATTGCCACTTTAGCTAAAGTTGCACCGCAATTAATAGCGATTATACCCAAACCAAAACCAGATAATCAGGAAACTACCGCCAATCTTACAACCTACACTGGGAAAGTTGCAGATGTAGATAAGGTAAATAAGATTGCCCAACAAATTACCGTGCGGATTGATGCTAGCAAGAAGGAAAATGGTAATGGTTCTGGGGTAATTATTGCGAATGAAGGACAGACTTATTATGTTTTAACTGCGGCTCATGTGTTTAAAGATTCAGATCAATATACTATTGTCACTCATGATGGGCAACAATATCCGGTACAACCTACTGCGATTACCCCTCTGGAAGGGGTGGATTTAGCAGTAGTGAAGTTTCAATCTCAGGAAAAAAACTACATAGTCGCCACATTGGGAGACTATGACATTATTTTAAATAAAGGACAATTAATTTTTGTCTCTGGTTTTCCAGGTGTAAACACAGGAACACCTAAGCGAATATTGACGGCTGGGGCAGTATTCAGTCAAGAACTTACATCTGTACTCACGAAAGATCCTACTACTTTAACTGGGGGCTATGAACTGCTTTACACCAATCTATCTCACCGGGGAATGAGTGGCGGACCCATTCTTGATCGTCTAGGTCGTGTAGTCGGCATTAATGCTGCATCTGATAATGAGTATATACAAGATCAAGAGGTTTCTGTTGGTATTTTCAGTTTTGGAATTCCTATCAGTACCTTTTTAGGTCGAGTCAAAGAAGTAAGAATTAAAATTAAGCCTGAAGATATAAAAACCTTTGTTCCCAATGAGATTTCTGAAACAGAAGTCAAGGCTATTTTCAATCAGTTATTGACTTTAAAACATCCTCTAAAAGATGCAAGTGAGGCAGATTGGCTCAATTATGGCAATCAACTATTACGTTCAGGGAAAATTGAGGATTCACTTACTCCACTTAACCAAGCGATAAATCTTAACCCTAAGCTTTATCAAGCTTATTACCTTAGAGGCTCGATTTTATCATTTCAAGGAAAATCAAAAGAAGCTCTGGCTGAATTTAACAAAGCTACAGAACTCAAGCCTAATTTTACTCAAGCTTGGCGGATCAAAAGTTCATTACTATTTAATTTGAAAAAATACCCAGAGGCACTAAAAGCTATTGATAAAGCAATTGAAATACAGTCAAAGTCTAAATCTGATCCGGTAGGTAAAATAAAGTCAAGTTTTACATTTTATCCATTACGGATTGCAATCCTTATAGAATTAGAACGCTATCAGGAAGCTCTTGATGAAAGTAAGAAATTTATTGATACCAGTTCTTATGCTATTGGATATATTCTTCGAGGTGCAATTTATTGGAAACTTAAAGATTATGAAAAAGCCTTTGATGATATCAAGAAAGCAATTGAACTCAAGCCTAATAATCCTAATTATTATTTCATCAGAGGTTCGTCCTATTTAGAAAGAAAAGAGAATCAAAAAGCGTTTGCTGATTTCAAAAAAGCGATTACATTACAGCCTAGCAATGCTGAACTTTATATCAACAGAGCCATAGCATACCAAGAAGTCAAAGATACAGAAAGAGCAATGGCTGACTACAAGAAAGCTATTGAATTAGAGCCAAAAAATCCAGAACGTTATATCACACGGGCTGAAGCTTATCAAGAATTGAAAGATACCGAAAGAGCAATGGCTGACTACAAGAAAGCCATTGAATTAGATCCAAACAACCCGGAGCGTTATATCACACGGGCTAGAGCTTATCAAGATTTGGAAGAGAATGAAAAAGCAATGGCTGACTACAAGAAAGCTATTCAAATAGAACCTCATGATCCTTGGAATTACATTTGGAGAGGTTATGCTTATCAAGGAATGTTCAGATATCAAGATGCACTTGATGATTTTAACAAAGCTATTGAAATTGACCCTAAAAATCCCGATTTATATAACACTAGATGTAGTGCTTATCAAGAAGATGATGAGCAAAAAGCAATTTCTGATTGTACTAAAGCAATTGAACTTGACTCTGACAATCCTAAACGTTACCTGAACCGGGCTGAAGTTTATTTCAAGTCTAAAAATTATCAATTGAAATCTAAAGGTTTCGCCGATCTTAACAAAGCTATTGAAGTAGATCCCAAAAATCCTAATCTATATATGATAAGGAGTCGGGTTTATATGAATTTTTTCGATTATCCAAACGCGATAAATGATGCTACTAAAGCTATTGATATTATTCCTAGCTGTTTTGATTGTTATTTTTGGAGAGCTTTTAGTTACCGACAAATGAAAGAGTATGAAAAAGCCCTTGTTGATTATAACAAAATTATTGAGATAGAGCCAATAGATCCTTATAGCTACAATGTTAGGGCTGAATTTTTCTTAGAATTAAAAGACTACAAAAAAGCTTTTGCTGACTATCAAAAAATGATTGAATTAGAGCCGAATAATTCTGAAAACTACCTCGAAAGAGCAGAGGCTTACTGGACATTAAAAGATTATCAAAATGCTTTTGCTGATTATACAAAAGCTATCGAAGTTGACTCCAAAAATCCTGAGCGTTATCTTAAAAGAGCAGAGGTTTACTGGACATTAAAAGATTATCAAAATGCTTTTGCTGATTATACAAAAGCTATCGAAGTTGACTCCAAAAATCCTGAGCGTTACCTCAAAAGAGCAGAGGCTTACTGGACATTAAAAGATTATCAAAATGCTTTTGCTGACTATACAAAAGCTATCGAAGTTGATCCCAAAAATCCTGAGCTTCATCTCAAAAGAGCAGAGGCTTACTGGACATTAAAAGATTATCAAAATGCTTTTGCTGACTATACAAAAGCTATCGAAGTTGATCCCAAAAATCCTGAGCGTTATCGCAAAAGAGCTAAAGCTTACTTAGAAGTAAAAGATTACAACAAAGTCATCACTGATTACACTAAAGCTATTAACATTATTTCTGATAATCCTACCTATTATACTGATTTAAAAGTTCTTAACAATATTTCTGATAGTCCTACCTATTACATAGAGAGAGGTGATGTTTACTCGGAATTGAAAGACTACCAAAATGCACTTGCTGATTATATCAAAGCTATTGAAATTTATGATAATTTGCCAGCTTTACCTAATTCACAACAAGCTTGGCTCATGCATTCTACAAAAAAGTATAAATACGAAGAAACTCGCTTGAAAATAGTTAAAACTTCCTTAAATTATAAGGACTACCAAAAAGCAATTGTCAATTTGACAAAAATCATTCAACAAAATCCCAATGTTTTTGACCTTTACTTTCACCGAGGATCTGCTTCTTTAGAGTTGAAGGATAACAAAAATGCGATCGCTGATTTAACTAAGGCGATTGAAATTATGGAAAAGGAAAAGAATATATCATCATTTGCAGTAAAATGTACCTTTAGTGACTTACTATGTGTGAAGGAATGGTCATTATATGTAAATCGAGGGTTAGCTTACAAAAATCAACAAGATTACTTAAAAGCTATTAAAGATTTTAATAAAGCTGCCGAGATTTTAAAATATAATAGGAGCAATCAGGAAGAATACAAGCGTGTCCAGAAATACTTAATTGAATTAGCGTCAAAAAACCCTGAACCTTATCTTACAAAAGTTGAAGCTTCTCAGAGAAGTGGAGATTATAAAAATATGCTTGCTAATTATACAAAAGCCATTGAAATTGCTCCTCAAGAGTCTGAGTTTTATATGGGTCGGGCGAATGTTTATTTTTTGCTAAAAAACTACCGAAAAGCTTTTGTTGACTATAACAAAGCTATTGCATTTGATTCTGAAAAATCTTGGTATTACATAGAGAGAGCAGAAGCTTACTTAAAAGTGAAAGACAATGAAAAAGCTTTTGTTGACTATAATAAAGCCATTGAAATTTATACCAAAAATATTGCTAAATTTAGCTCTATATCTTCTTTTTATTACATAGATAGAGCTAAAGCTTACTTAAAAGTGAAAAATTATGAAAAAGCTTTTGCTGATTATAACAAAGCTATTGCGCTAGAGCCTGATGATGACAATAATTATATTGCCAGAGCTAAAGCTTACTTAGAAATAAAAGATTATGAAAAAGCTTTTGCTGATTATAATAAAGCTATTGCTGATGACAACAAAGCTATTGCGATACAGCCTGAACCCTATGCAATACAGCTTGAACTTTACAATTATCTTGCTAGAGCCGAAGCTTACTTAGAAATAAAGAATTATGAAAAAGCTTTTGCTGATTATAATAAAGCT